A genomic window from Silene latifolia isolate original U9 population chromosome 11, ASM4854445v1, whole genome shotgun sequence includes:
- the LOC141613932 gene encoding uncharacterized protein LOC141613932 yields MEGVWTSISPGARVNPKYHKQPHTPSTPPNFEKKFIQIELPAGVEDDQELKARVIRYATARIKVRTSDPTGLNASQASQEFFEGEKIQKYVAEAEQIAERLKVSVGNAPEFGEVVTEPPKKTVGIDASTRQISEVLESLGNDGGGWGGNPRVEPRRESVKADTPTKSIAVSWSKPLSPASPGLEDQVVCSPVPSVRQLLLESSYTEEEIDECIGPSKDDEARLWTGDEGHEHVHEDGLNENAENVGRLADTDHERAADIVGQADGRSENAESRPVVGDAVHEQVHGEGLPEIVERLSDNQPSDMVMEKSTVPELGLDTQELMECLFSTAEMKEAARGNPAYGSGSGGEATVKKDVIENVEQHSNNGGGNVDVVGRAEITLGILQRNGAGHSVNDSWSACVMVHMFFVHRGEPFDCTLGTKESNDLMRAEIAATLVLGDINEDREDVLSGTIDLLDSKYYSSPRQSEICKACHVIASFMSDYLEARDDAKSRAKDIPSFRPTDPGLPGIRK; encoded by the exons ATGGAAGGAGTGTGGACAAGTATTAGCCCAGGCGCCCGCGTGAACCCAAAATATCACAAACAGCCCCACACCCCCTCAACCCCGCCCAACTtcgagaagaagttcattcagatAGAACTACCAGCAGGggtcgaggatgaccaggaattgaaagctagggtCATTCGAT aTGCAACCGCACGGATCAAAGTCAGaactagtgatccgacgggcctaaatgctagtcaggcctctcaagaattctttgagggtgaaaagattcaaaagtacgtcgcTGAAGCTGAACAGATTGCAGAAAGGCTGAAGGTTTCTGTGGGTAACGCCCCTGAATTTGGAGAGGTAGTTACTGAGCCTCCCAAAAAAACTGtcggaatcgatgcatctacgcgtcaaatcAGTGAAGTTCTTGAGAGTCTCGGCAATGATGGGGGTGGATGGGGTGGTAACCCCCGTGTTGAGCCGCGTCGAGAGTCCGTCAAAGCCGACACGCCAACGAAATCAATTGCAGTTTCGTGGTCAAAGCCGTTGTCACCtgctagcccagggttagaggatcaagttgtgTGCAGCCCCGTCCCAAGTGTCAGGCAACTGTTGTTGGAGTCGAGTTACACCGAGGAAGAAATTGACGAATGTATCGGACCGTCAAAGGACGATGAGGCTCGCCTCTGGACAGGTGATGAGGGGCATGAGCACGTTCATGAGGACGGATTGAATGAAAATGCTGAAAATGTTGGAAGATTGGCAGACACTGACCATGAAAGAGCAGCAGACATTGTAGGCCAAGCTGACGGACGGTCAGAGAATGCTGAATCTCGGCCCGTGGTAGGTGATGcggtgcatgagcaagttcatggggagggattgccAGAAATTGTTGAACGATTGTCAGACAATCAACCGTCAGATATGGtgatggaaaaatctacggtcccagAATTGGGTTTGGacacacaagaattgatggagtgtctGTTTTCTACTGCTGAAATGAAGGAAGCTGCACGTGGAAATCCAGCGTACGGGAGTGGTTctggtggcgag gccactgttaaaaaggatgtaattgagaatgttgaacaacattctaacaatggGGGTGGGAATGTAGATGTTGTCGGCCGTGCGGAGATCACCCTGGGGATCCTTCAACGGAAT GGAGCAGGACATAGTGTCAATGACTCGTGGTCTGCATgcgtcatggttcatatgttctTTGTACATCGTGGAGAGCCATTCGATTGTACCCTAGGGACTAAGGAAAGCAATGATCTTATGCGAGCGGAAATTGCTGCAACCCTTGTCCTCGGTGACATTAACGAGGACAGGGAAGATGTGTTATCCGG gacgattgatctCCTGGACAGTAAGTACTATTCAAGTCCGCGGcaatcggagatatgcaaagcatGTCACGTCatt GCGAGCTTCATGAGCGACTACTTGGAGGCTAGGGACGACGCGAAGAGCAGAGCGAAAGACATACCGTCGTTCCGCCCGACAGATCCAGGTTTGCCTGGCATCCGCAAATGA